CAGAATCGATGGATTGTGAGTTTCAGCCCTTGAAATCTGGTCGCGACTATCGTTATATGTTGCGAGACAAAGGTAACGCTGTAGTCGCTCAAAGCAGACAGATGCCTGGGCCCATCTAGGCAAAATTGTCAATAGCTTTGCGGTTGGCGTCGTGATCAGGAATAACAACGCCAGGGATGTGAACGCCTGTGCAGTATCGATTTCTTCTTCATAATCCAGTCGCGCTTTTATGGCATAGATAATCCAGGTGAGTACTGGTGACCAGATTGAAGGAACGACAGCTGAGAAGCGGTTACTTGCTTGCCAAACATGGCTCGTACATTCGTATACGCACCAATAGCATTCAGTCCGACCACAAACTTGAGAAAGCCCGACGCGCATTGCAGCTCGATATTCCGAAGGCTTTGGAGGTGCTCGGTCGAGAACCTCATCAAGCCAGATATCCGGACAGATTGGATTGAACCAAGAACGGAGCCTGTCGCCCCAACACGCTTCTGTGTGGCGTCGTTCCACATTTTCCGACGATTGCCAATCCGGCTGGAGACCCAGGTCTGCGCTCTTGTCGAAGCTAGTGCGAGCACGATCGGTACAACACTGATGGCGCCGACTTGTCTCGATAGAAGTGCGATGCCGACGATGACTTCGATCAGGCGAGCCCAGGCTTCGTTCAACTCTGCGAAGACTCTCAATATAGTCTCGACATCTGTAGCACGTCAGAGTCTCAACAAAATAGACAAGCTATGCCGATGATACCTGTCGACATCAGAGTCACGGCAGCGTTGTCTGTATCTACGCCATCGGCCGCAACCAACGCCTGGCTGAAGACTGAAGCGACAAGCGTGCCTCTTAGTTTGATCATGGTACGGCCCACCCGTCTTTCATATAGAGCGTTTGCTACCTGTTTTCGTTCAGTGGACAAGACTCCTGCAAGGACAAAAATCTGAACATACCGCGATTCCGGTGTAGATGAAGAACGTGGCACCAATGAGGCCATAGCCGATTTTCACTGACTCGTCAGACGAAGGCTGCGATAGGAATTTGACAGCTTTCTCTAAAAGGAATGTCTGAGAGTATGTGAAGCAGATCAGTGCCAAACGAGCCGGGACCATTGCTGCAATGTCTTTCTTGAAGCATTGAAGGCAAACTCGGAGAAGTGCGTGGCGTTTCGACATGTCTTGAAAGTCAATACCGGTGTGCATCAGATTATGACCCTTGAACCTACGAACCTGACGCTGCCATGCGATTATTCAAGCTCCTCCCCAGCTCAGTCGAGTGAATGCTTTCGTCCACAGGGAACAGATCATCTGACGAGAGTAGCCGACGGTAGCCTGTAGTCAGGAGAGGAATTGTCCACCAGTATAAGGCTCTGCTGATGATGCCGCTGACACTTTCCGGAGAGGAATTCTGGTAAGGATCTCTCAATATACGTGCTTTGCTGGCAGCCTCCAGCGCAAGCAGAGCGAGCTTTAGACTCAAGGTCACGGCCAGGATTGTCGAGAGAGCAGTCCTGTGGCCTAGCAACAACACTGTCCGTAGTTGAGCAGCATCGAAGAGGCTAGATAGCAGCAAATAAGTTATTATAAGGCTGGATGGACGCAGGCTTCTGTCGTGTTCGAGTACAGTAAGCGCAGCGATTCCAAGGGACAAGATCCACGACAAGGCCGAGGCTGCTACTGACGTGCCAGTATGCTCTGGATCACGACTCCAAAGAACTAGCAGAACAAGTTGCGCGGCAGCATACGAAAGTGCGGTGAACTAGCCAGGCAGGTCAGCATTTCTCGCAGTGAAGCCAGCAACGATGGCAAACTTACCAGTTTGAATGATCGAAACTTTGTCCTTATTGTCTTGGTCCGCGACTTGCTCAGAGCCAGAAATCGCCAACATGTAGCGATGATGAAAATGACCGAAGGTATGACGGACAGAATAAGCTGCTCGAATCGTAGGCTGAAGTCGAAGTGATGCGTGCAACCGTGAACATCACGTTGCACCCAGGAACAGTCCTGTCCGGGATTTGACATGGTCAAGGAACATGTGGAGTGTGTTATGGAaggggaagagggagggAAGGACGAAAGGAGGATGCGTGCCATTATACTGTGTCAATCATGTCCTTTGAACCAACCTGATCGACATTCGGGAGGAGTCCGCTCGGAGACGCGGCACGTCCTGTGCATTAGCGGCGGAAGGTCATTGGAACCCGCCGCTACGAATATCAACAATGCTGCTGCCTCGAGACAGTCCCTTCGTCACGCATATAGAAAAGGTGCCGTGCATTTGTGGTTGAATTGAtggttgatgttgttgttgttgttcgtCCTCCCTCGAGAAGTCGGTCGACCGCACCAGTGCTGAGCTCGTATGCGGCTCGCACCGGCGTCCGGGTTCTTGCTTCCGACGTCTCATCTCCCTTGTTCTCGCCTGCGCAAGGGCAAACACTTGCACAGGTTCACTCTCGACCAGCCCGCCATCCTACGAGTGTTCATACATCACAGAGGCATCGTGGCAATTGCTGCATGGTATCCCAAAGGCACCAATGCGTAAGAGTCGACGACTGTCCAAAGATCGCCTCAGCCATGAAGAATAAAGCCATCTCCTGAAGAACAGAGTGGTGAGATATCGGACTGCAGCGACGGCGTGTGTGAAGAGAATTGTGCAGCGCAACAGTCTTGCGTCGATCGTCGAGCTTTTCTGACCTTTTGCCGACCGTGGCTTCGCGGGCGGAGCTAAGACTAGAGGCGAAATTCTGGGACAAGAAAGAATTATACATCGATCATGACCACGGACCTGCAACACAAGACACGGCTTGCGGAACCTCGTCCTGCTCCATCGGCGGTTTCGACCAAGTCATTGCTCTCGATCCGAGGTCAAGAATGGTCAGCAAAGCGAAAGGACTTCTATGGTCTGCTATGAGAGCCATGATGAGACTACCTGCGGAGCAAGCGACGAGCTATGGCATCTACAGCGCCGACCATGTCAAGCGTCTCTCCATCGAAGCTGCACGTGTTCCACATGCGGACGTGCTTCACACGACTGGTGAAAGGTATTGTTAGGCCCCATGCTCGATTCAGAAGTGAACAGACCGTAATCTCAAGCGGTCTTATGGACGGCTTTTCCACATCCGACACGGTGCAGACCTGTTGGTTCACGGTGTCGTTGCTCGCATTGGAAACATCCGAAGACATCGCTGCGATGGTGAGCGGACGAGCCGCGAGATCAGGAGATGTGCAGCTTGCGTCCGCGCCGATGCGCACATGTTTGTATAACATCTACGTACCTTTGAATAGCAAATGAATCACTGCATCATACCGTACCTTACCTCCTTTAACTGCCCCGCTTAGTCAACTTCCCGCGTGCTGTTAGACCGGCTGGAATCTTAAAGTCCCGGCTTTTGTTAGTTCTAGTGACGTTCGTACCTGGCTTCCTCTCCGTGCCAGAGCAACTTTCGACACCACAACATCGACGAGCAACTCCGATATGCCCAGCATGGACGTCGACTCCGATAGCTCGTTGTCCGAGGCGCCTGAGGAGGAAGTCAAGAAGCTTGCGCCCATCTTCATGAAAGCGAAGAAAGCCACCAAACTCGTTGCTCCTTCCCCAGTCGTCTCGCCTCCTCGACCGAAGAGACCGCCTTCACCACCCCACGAAGAGGTTTTGGCCGACAATCCCGACATTGCAGTGAGCCTCCAACCCTTTGAACACGAAATGGCGCGCTCGAGACGCGTCCATTGGCCTTCAATCACGTCGACTGACCTTTGGCGCAAACAGTTCATCGTTATGTTCAGATCACGTTTCCAGGAAGCATTCTCCAGCAAGTTGGCGCAATTCGGCCCGCAGGACATTGAAAGAGGTGTTGTGGATACTGTGCCGAGTCCGGAGATTCAAAGTCTACTCTGCGCACTGCTGGCGCTGGTGCTGAACAGGAAGAAGCCGATCGAGTACGTACACTTCGAGTCGGAATGAAGGTTTTCTCTTTGGAGGACCGCGCTGTGTTTTGCACAATGGTCAAGGCGAGACTAACGGATTGGTCCGAGCAGACGAGGACATCACGGGCGAGCTTTGGAGGAGGCCATCTCAGCACACAAGTCACAATGGCCGCTCAAGTGGAACGGCCAAAATCCGCTTCCAGGAACCAAGGACTTCAGCGATTTGTCGCCGTCTGAGAGGGTATGTTCATGAAAGGGTCTTGCTGTCCCTCGGGACTTTTGCTGACTAGCCGCAGCTCAACTTCCTCCGCACTCTCATCATCTGGGCATTGGGCTCGTCCGAGGTCATTTCCGACATCATCAAGAACAAGTACAAACAGCAACGCCACAATGACGACGAGAATCAGCCGCTGTCTGTTCAGCCGTGGGGACTTGATGGCGACAAGAGACGGTACTTCCTCGTGCAAGGCCTGGACGACACAAATTTCAGGGTCTATAGAGAGGGAAGTCGGTATACCAAAAACGCTCACTGGTACAGTGTGGCTGGCGACATTGAAGAGGTGAAGGCTCTCGCCGAGAAATTGGAAAAGGTCGACGGTACACAAGCTGCTCGTCGTCTGGGTGGGAAGATCCTCAACGCAGTTCCGACATTCGAGGCCACGGAGGAGGTAGGTTTCGAAGCGTGTAGAATGACGAAGCGTTCGCTGACAGTTTTTAGaaacgccgccgccgcgaatACCGACAACAGCGTCGTGCTGCCTTTACCCGTCCGGAGCCTGGATTTGGCATCTACGAGGGACGCACCCGTGGCAAGCGCATGCGATACACAtacgaagaggacgacgaaggCTCCGAGTCCGATGCTACCTCGGCACGCCGCTCCACCCGTAACCAGTCTGCTCGCAGCACTCCCTTTGAAACCGGCCCGACCTACACCGCCAGCGGACGACAAAGCAGGCAACCTCGTACCGGGGGGTATGGGGAGAGCTTGCTCAGCAACAACGTGATGAATTCGGAAGATGTGCAGGGCAACGACTATGCGAGCCGCGCCGGCAGTGATGAAACTGATCCAATACGCTCTGGTGGGAGATCGACCAGGACTAGAGGTGCCCAACCTGCTACAAATGGCCACAAGCGAAAGCACATTGAAGGCTACAACTCGATCGATGAAATgagtgatgaggatgacgcCTCTGCAAATGGCGATGGATGGGACTCTGACAAGAACGGcgatgacgaagacgaaCACATGGCCGATGCCGACGATCAGCAAGACGATGCGGCTTCCGAGCCAAGCGAGcttgacgaagacgacgattcCGGCCTTGGATCGTCAAGAAGTCTGCTTGTCAAGCTCAAGGTTGCAGACAAAGCAGCAGGGTCCCAAACCCGAGATACGCCACCAACCAGTCCTCCGGTACCGAAGGAGGGATTGACAAATGGCGTGAAGGATGAGGCCGCCAATGTTGCCCCAATGGCTGCCAATTCTACGAGTGATCCCACACTGGCTGGGGCGTCTCTGTCGAATGGACCTCCGAGCAAAGCTGGTACGATGGCGCCGTTGGTCGACCATGCTCCTGGTTTGTCGACATCGGTGGTCAAGGAGGAGACCGGAGCTCTTGATGTGACCAACGAGAGTAAAGTGAACGGCCACACTGGTACGGCGACGGCAGGTCAACCTGATACTACTGTGCAGCAATGAGAGACCTTCGCAGAACGCCGCGCACGTGCGCATGGCAGCAGATGGAAGCCGGATCTCTGTACGGACGTATCATGCATCACGCCATGGACTGCACGATTGTGCTTCCTCATACAGCAAATACCATAGACAGCATCTGAACAGTAATCGCAGATTAGTGGTGATTCATGGCAAACTGGGCGTGATGTTTCTCATGAAAGGTGCATCTCGGCTTGCGAGAGTAGTGTGGTACAGCCAGACAAGCATCCAACGGCCTTGTCTCTTAACTATGCCATGATATCGAAACAAAAGAGATTCAGATAGGATGTGCCAGTTAAAGAGTGTGGCTCTCTATTCCAATGAAACCGTGCCGACTCCAAAACGCCTTGCCATCGAGGCTTTCCAAAGTCTCAAACCCATGGGTATCCGATTTGAAAACATGGCACCCTCCCCGCGCAGCCTGGCCTCCATCCCATTTACTTCGACCTGGCATCCTCGGCATCTTCCAGAGTACTGTTAGTGCTCATGGTGCGAGAGAAAAGCGAGCGCGCAGTTGGattcttgttgttgtttctGGAGCGCAAGAGGATCAGTACAGGCAAAGATAGTATCGTCTCTTCCAAGAATACTCACTGCTTGTTGATCTGCCTCTGCTTGAAACCCGCGAGCTTCGAGCTGGCCGGACTAAGAATCGCATCCGAAGGGCTGACATATGTGCCGGGCTGTTTATTCTGCTCCGAAATCTTCTCGAGCACCTGCTTGTGCTGTTCCGTATCCAGAGACTTGTTCTCCTCCCCAGCTGCTGAGGACTTCGGGTTGTTTTGTTGCGCGGGTTGTAGGTTCGAGTCCTTCTCGGAGAGGGCAGAGGCGATCGAGTGCGACATGGTGAGTAGTTGTTTATATGCGGTGGCTGAGGGTCTCGTAGTGCGTCTCCTTGTGAAGTTGTGTTGTCGTTCGTGGGATGGAGAAGCGAATGGCAGGGTCTCGTTCTCTTTTTGAGGGCATCAACAAACCAGGAATCTGGTCGTCAAGCAAGCGATCGGTCGCCGGTAAAACATTACTCCGATTTGCTCGCTTTCGGAGGAAGATTTCGGCGCTCACTTTTCCTCAGAATATCACAGCACGCTAATGCCTCGTTCTTTCCTTGGCGCACTCGAAATCGACTTTGACGAAGCCCGACATCACTGCAGAACGCCAGCGACCAACACTTGAAGACATCAGCGACAAACGTCAAGATGCCTGTACGTGTGACATGAGCATCTCATACATCATCCACCATACTGACCATCACACCTGCAGTCCCACAAATCGTTCCGCACCAAGCAGAAGCTTGCCAAAGCGCAGAAGCAGAACCGACCCATCCCTCAGTGGATCCGCCTGAGGACTGGCAACACCATCCGGTACGACTACCTTGAGGACGACGAGCGACTGGGAGATGCACATTGTGGTGCAAAATGTGGTGGTGAAAGGACATGCACTAATGGAGACCACATAGATACAACGCGAAGAGGAGACATTGGCGCAAGACTCGCATCGGTATCTAAACGACTCGCCCCGACAACACTCATCAGCGGACGATACACGGCACGACGACACAATGCAATCACTCGATACGATTTGGGGGAATGCGGATTGATGTGCCGGGCATGGCTGGCTACCGATGGGCACGAACAGCTTTTCGCAGAATGGTCTTCCCACACGGCGTTGAAATGGCATGGGCTATGGAACGCTACACGATTGTTCCGCTGAGGAGATAAGGGCAAGCAATGAGAAATCTTTGAAACGCCACGAGCTGTTCACGTCGTGCACAAGTGATGTCAGGTTCAAAAAGCACCTTTGCTCTATCCAGCTTTCTGCTGTAAGAGGAAGCCTGCCGCTAGGCTTGTGTCTACCACTACCATGGCCTCCTCTCCTTTACCCAGCAAGCCGACGTCTCCCTTATTCGGCCCGCACCAATGCTCCCACAACTTGACCGATCCGCCTTGGAATCTCATGACACAACTGCTCCCAGCATACGCGACGCGATCTCCGAGCTCAATCACCTCGCCATGATCCATCCTCGCACTGCCTTTATCTGTACCCTCGCTGCCGCACCTGTTTGCAAATACCACGACGATCGGATCTTGTGGCTGACTGTCGACAAACGGCCAGAACCTCTCCAGCCAGTATGCCACAGTCTCCATATCCGGCCTCTCTGGGTTGACCATGGTGTCCTCCGGCGTCAGTCGAGTCAGCCATGCCATACTGAGAATGACCAGCTTGACATTGTGCTGAAGCATGTGCGTGGCGAACTCGAAATTTGTCCATGGTGAGGCGAATTTGTAAGGGTTGATGTCCATGCATATTCCATGGCCTACCATTCCCAGTGATCCCAAAGAGCTTGCAAAGAATGGCGTCTGTGCCGTCGTCGAGCGGAAGCCTTCTTCTGCCCATGTTTCGTCTGTGTAGTAGAGGAAGCTCTTCCGGTAATTGGCAAGTACTTTTCCGTCTGGTCCAATGGTGATGGTCGAGTTGTAGTTCTTGCCGCCCTCAGTACTGTCACCTTCTGCGGTTGCGATCTCCGGATA
This genomic interval from Zymoseptoria tritici IPO323 chromosome 8, whole genome shotgun sequence contains the following:
- a CDS encoding 60S ribosomal protein L39, which gives rise to MPSHKSFRTKQKLAKAQKQNRPIPQWIRLRTGNTIRYNAKRRHWRKTRIGI